A stretch of the Paenibacillus dendritiformis genome encodes the following:
- a CDS encoding TetR/AcrR family transcriptional regulator, translated as MGAALELFACKGYHSTKISDVVKAAGVSQGTFYWYFQSKEQLVLELIEDGKEKLIHVIEQGYRKHAGTADDMVRSSARLLTELFAFADRNRELMAFLLIKGQGADPPVREAVSQTWITFEEAFKNNMLRAVELGMLPRTHDLPLRASILVCLITGVLSKWLFGPMHEVDFRSAYSPAEIAEETAKFEFRGLLG; from the coding sequence ATGGGCGCCGCCCTGGAGTTGTTTGCCTGCAAGGGCTATCACAGCACGAAAATTTCCGATGTGGTCAAAGCCGCAGGAGTGTCGCAGGGAACGTTCTATTGGTATTTTCAAAGCAAGGAACAGCTCGTCCTGGAATTAATCGAAGACGGAAAAGAGAAACTGATTCATGTCATCGAACAAGGGTACCGCAAGCATGCAGGCACGGCAGATGATATGGTCCGTTCTTCCGCCCGGCTGCTCACGGAGTTGTTCGCCTTCGCCGACCGGAACCGGGAGCTGATGGCTTTCCTGCTGATCAAAGGCCAAGGCGCAGATCCTCCGGTGCGGGAAGCGGTCTCGCAAACGTGGATAACGTTCGAGGAGGCGTTCAAAAACAACATGCTGCGGGCGGTAGAGCTGGGCATGCTTCCCCGTACGCATGATCTGCCGCTGCGGGCAAGCATTCTCGTCTGCTTGATTACGGGAGTCCTGTCCAAATGGCTGTTCGGGCCGATGCACGAGGTCGATTTCAGATCCGCCTATTCCCCAGCGGAAATCGCCGAAGAAACCGCCAAATTCGAATTCCGGGGGCTGCTCGGATAA
- a CDS encoding YvaD family protein encodes MGKSLKALMLITDIGFLFYWAVTFLGWIPKQYLYQDYSNELLVAWNLSFIPLDLLISATGLISIYCWTRQKAAWSTLCLISLVLTFCSGLQAIAFWAIRLDFDPAWWIPNLFLMIYPLIFFSKVMKKGARAV; translated from the coding sequence ATGGGAAAATCGTTAAAGGCCTTGATGCTGATCACGGATATCGGGTTTCTTTTCTATTGGGCAGTCACCTTTTTGGGGTGGATTCCGAAGCAATATCTGTATCAGGATTACAGCAATGAGCTGCTCGTCGCCTGGAACCTGTCCTTTATTCCGTTGGATTTGCTTATTTCCGCTACAGGCCTGATCAGCATTTATTGCTGGACCAGACAGAAAGCGGCCTGGTCAACGCTTTGCTTGATTTCGTTGGTGCTTACCTTTTGTTCCGGCCTGCAAGCGATCGCGTTCTGGGCCATTCGGCTCGATTTCGATCCGGCATGGTGGATCCCGAATCTGTTCCTGATGATCTATCCGCTAATCTTTTTTTCCAAGGTGATGAAAAAGGGGGCTCGCGCAGTATGA